In Nicotiana tabacum cultivar K326 chromosome 2, ASM71507v2, whole genome shotgun sequence, the following proteins share a genomic window:
- the LOC107823064 gene encoding COP1-interacting protein 7-like: MDSRTRLDYALFQLTPTRTRCDLVIYAGNNSEKLASGLLEPFITHLKSAKDQISKGGYSITLRPSPTNAYWFTKATLQRFVGFVSTPEILERFVTIEREITQIESSVQSNEGNASAFDGDSKFSAGFPKFKGESDGIGDAAQEENPKVRLQRFLESRKAVLRREQAMAYARALVSGFDMDNLDDLISFANAFGALRLREACIKFMELCNKKRDDGIWMDEVAALQAYSPEFSYFGRSGIMLAAEHSDVTQDIMLNNQNIGLSSRKQNGSIDASTSDTISHASLDTNQENGLPPPIQMHSTDGKSQAIWPNNLPPYMQNFQNPAFQQMPPYPGYMFSGMQANPTYYPGMPWPANAEDSIRGPGHESDYNWKNKPPSKNKKKYSNGRGPINSTEDDKHESNNSASNSDSDDYEDDKKTQLPIDNLQTKKHGKSSSRKVVIRNINYIASNRNEQTDSSTEDSSADEDAGSLRKQVEEAVGSWERHHNSTSRNKKKRDGKKVKRSGNISNGASKGSTKDEVTREENIGKNWDIFQNILMQDADSRANDTGSKSFVEDVAPASNVRSEGLLKQWTPSADSLIVTERQLGHEDKVPQQNIGEEKSFRPVNRRERTEEELLFSHRTQESDRYPQSILSNGATESVVLKNHKEEDWLAGNLLNKSIRQGEISDQNIFVGDYALETGKDKNGILFDDSIMVQSHSVDTASDYHQQTDIFMVSDIVGAEQVKHNMPNHVVKDKLDSSDTCEPNDLFMVLGSASTAEQVPASWNPEIDYENDVFLSETLKIHSDVRPTDMKLPQNDEETKKTGKDLGRKGVGREPKSKASVGSLGRTKSEISSRIKKSPSASNRTTLQKSKAEKDEESRKKLEQSLLQRQKRIAERSGTTGFTKPTTRKYAKESATSSKVEKPKPEATNRLHKPLCKSSTIDRLSATRTAKDRSIESKTTPSRKASQKENKAIAPLQKSAGNESKKGPRKIKPSDSKSHQVKPSDTKVNAKDFSASNSQKVKDGKGDIMLMSNEHGSELRPQLSNETVDAKNTEEVRSISFNEKKDIPVLSDEHLKDEKKQSPNKVRFVLSEDESSAADDDIGVSPQVNGNPSPVNPLSSSASIMHEDSNINVEPTECQEIISNEVSTPPPNNEMNLEANNARRKWITDESSLKVTKGFRKLLLFGRKS, translated from the exons ATGGATTCCAGGACCCGTCTGGATTATGCTTTGTTTCAGCTCACCCCAACAAGAACCAG ATGCGATCTTGTAATCTATGCTGGTAACAATTCGGAGAAATTAGCTTCTGGTTTACTTGAGCCTTTTATTACACATCTCAAATCAGCTAAAGATCAAATTTCTAAAGGGGGTTATTCCATTACTCTTCGACCTTCACCAACTAATGCTTATTGGTTCACTAAAGCTACTTTACAAAG GTTTGTGGGATTTGTTAGTACTCCTGAAATTCTTGAGCGATTTGTAACCATAGAAAGAGAAATTACGCAGATTGAGAGCTCAGTTCAATCTAATGAAG GAAATGCATCAGCTTTTGATGGAGATTCCAAATTCTCTGCTGGTTTTCCAAAG TTCAAAGGTGAATCTGATGGTATTGGTGACGCTGCACAAGAAGAAAATCCCAA GGTTCGTCTTCAACGTTTTCTCGAAAGCAGAAAAGCAGTTTTAAGGAGAGAGCAAGCAATGGCTTATGCTCGTGCTTTGGTATCTGGCTTTGATATGGACAATTTGGATGACCTCATATCTTTTGCTAATGCTTTTGGAGCTCTACGTTTAAG GGAAGCATGCATTAAATTTATGGAGCTGTGTAACAAAAAGAGAGATGACgggatctggatggatgaagtggCAGCTCTTCAGGCCTACTCTCCTGAATTTTCATATTTCGGTAGATCTGGAATCATGCTTGCTGCTGAACATAGTGATGTTACTCAAGATATCATGTTGAACAATCAAAATATCGGTCTCTCCAGCAGAAAACAGAATGGTTCTATTGATGCTTCGACATCTGATACCATAAGTCATGCAAGTTTAGATACTAATCAAG aaaatggaTTACCACCACCAATCCAAATGCACTCTACAGATGGAAAATCACAAGCAATATGGCCAAACAATCTACCACCTTacatgcaaaattttcaaaatcctgCATTTCAACAAATGCCACCATATCCAGGATACATGTTTTCGGGCATGCAGGCTAATCCAACTTACTATCCTGGAATGCCATGGCCTGCAAATGCGGAAGATTCTATTCGAGGTCCTGGTCATGAATCAGATTATAATTGGAAGAATAAACCACCTTCCAAGAACAAGAAGAAATATTCAAATGGGAGGGGACCAATTAATTCAACAGAAGATGATAAACATGAAAGCAACAATTCAGCCTCTAACAGTGATTCTGATGATTATGAGGATGACAAGAAAACGCAGCTGCCTATTGACAACCTTCAGACCAAGAAGCATGGGAAAAGTTCATCAAGAAAAGTTGTTATCCGCAACATAAACTACATAGCTTCGAATAGAAATGAGCAAACTGACAGCAGCACTGAGGATAGTTCTGCCGATGAGGATGCAGGTTCCCTCAGAAAGCAGGTAGAAGAAGCAGTTGGATCATGGGAGAGGCACCACAACTCAACGTCTCGCAACAAGAAGAAACGAGATGGAAAGAAGGTAAAAAGAAGTGGCAATATCTCAAATGGGGCTTCTAAGGGGAGTACTAAGGATGAAGTTACCAGAGAAGAAAACATCGGTAAGAATTGGGATATCTTCCAGAACATTCTTATGCAAGATGCAGATTCAAGGGCCAATGACACGGGGTCAAAGAGCTTTGTGGAAGATGTAGCACCTGCATCCAATGTTAGATCAGAAGGTTTATTAAAGCAATGGACTCCATCAGCCGATTCTCTTATTGTGACTGAGAGACAACTAGGACATGAAGATAAAGTGCCTCAACAAAACATTGGGGAAGAAAAAAGTTTTCGACCAGTTAATAGAAGAGAACGCACAGAAGAAGAGTTGTTATTTTCACATAGAACACAGGAGTCAGATCGCTATCCTCAGTCTATCTTGTCCAATGGTGCCACTGAATCAGTTGTCCTTAAGAACCACAAAGAGGAGGATTGGTTAGCTGGTAATCTACTGAATAAATCAATACGTCAAGGAGAAATCTCAGATCAAAATATCTTTGTTGGAGATTATGCTTTGGAGACGGGGAAAGATAAGAATGGCATTCTATTTGATGACTCCATTATGGTTCAATCCCATTCAGTTGATACCGCGTCTGATTATCACCAACAGACAGACATTTTCATGGTTTCAGACATCGTCGGAGCTGAACAAGTTAAGCACAACATGCCTAATCATGTAGTAAAAGATAAGCTTGATTCTTCTGATACATGTGAACCAAATGACCTTTTCATGGTGCTTGGAAGTGCTTCAACTGCTGAGCAAGTTCCAGCTTCTTGGAATCCTGAAATAGATTACGAAAATGATGTCTTCTTGTCTGAAACTCTTAAAATTCACAGTGATGTCAGACCTACTGATATGAAGCTTCCACAAAATGATGAAGAAACCAAAAAGACCGGTAAGGACCTTGGACGAAAGGGAGTTGGCAGAGAACCAAAATCTAAAGCTTCAGTTGGATCTCTTGGAAGGACAAAATCTGAgatatcttcaagaatcaagaaaTCTCCTTCTGCAAGTAATAGAACCACATTGCAAAAGAGCAAAGCTGAGAAG GACGAGGAAAGTAGAAAGAAATTGGAACAATCATTATTGCAGCGCCAAAAGAGAATTGCAGAAAGAAGTGGTACCACTGGTTTTACCAAACCGACTACAAGGAAGTATGCAAAAGAGTCAGCCACATCTTCAAAAGTTGAGAAGCCAAAACCTGAGGCAACCAATAGACTACATAAACCACTTTGTAAGAGTTCCACTATAGATCGCCTTTCAGCTACAAGGACAGCTAAGGATCGATCAATTGAGTCAAAAACTACTCCAAGTAGGAAAGCAAGTCAAAAGGAGAATAAAGCGATTGCTCCATTACAGAAGTCAGCTGGAAATGAGAGTAAGAAAGGTCCACGTAAGATCAAGCCTTCAGATTCAAAAAGTCATCAGGTCAAGCCTTCGGATACAAAAGTTAATGCAAAAGATTTTTCTGCATCTAATTCTCAGAAGGTAAAAGATGGCAAGGGTGACATAATGTTAATGTCAAATGAACACGGATCTGAACTAAGACCACAGCTTTCTAATGAGACTGTTGATGCTAAGAACACGGAGGAGGTACGTAGCATATCATTCAATGAAAAGAAGGATATACCTGTGCTTTCTGATGAACATTtgaaagatgaaaagaaacaaagtCCTAACAAGGTAAGGTTTGTACTATCTGAAGATGAAAGCTCAGCAGCTGATGATGATATTGGAGTTAGTCCTCAAGTGAATGGTAATCCGTCGCCCGTCAATCCTCTGAGTTCCTCTGCTTCCATAATGCATGAGGACAGTAACATAAATGTGGAGCCTACAGAATGCCAAGAGATCATCTCTAATGAAGTCTCTACGCCTCCTCCAAATAATGAAATGAACCTCGAGGCAAATAACGCGAGAAGAAAATGGATAACTGATGAAAGCTCTCTTAAAGTTACCAAAGGATTCAGAAAACTTCTCTTGTTTGGTCGGAAGAGCTGA
- the LOC142167044 gene encoding uncharacterized protein LOC142167044, with protein sequence MGDKEKLSGDTHEKMGTGNIQARKKLIKQLKSRLVIERKRRNAIIKQVRSDIFQLLQIGHHDVAFARVGQLYREQSRLSVYHQLDNFCDCISMNLRDISRHSKLPDRVQEAMSSIIFAASRCGELPELHSLRNMFKELFGQEFDRLNVELLPGNAVNSQTKQYLTATKLKEDVKLQIMDEIAKESCNIAEDFSSYKTSPSTTDSSWVETLNNTKIYTSKRTRSDQRCKATIEKNENFDCKSCEAEEQSPRVSHVHPKLPDYDNLVARFRDLKGEYMYKNTNHRSFSKWIRW encoded by the exons atgggggacaaagaaaaGTTGAGTGGGGACACGCATGAGAAGATGGGAACGGGAAATATTCAAgcacg CAAGAAGCTAATCAAACAACTTAAGTCACGTTTAGTGATAGAAAGGAAGAGAAGAAATGCAATCATAAAACAAGTACGTTCCGACATTTTTCAACTTCTCCAGATTGGGCACCATGATGTCGCTTTTGCCAGA GTTGGACAACTTTATAGAGAACAGAGCAGGTTATCTGTATACCACCAACTTGACAATTTTTGCGACTGCATCAGTATGAACCTCCGTGATATTAGCAGACATAG CAAGTTGCCTGATAGAGTGCAAGAGGCAATGTCCAGTATTATATTTGCAGCCTCGAGATGTGGCGAATTACCAGAGCTGCATTCCCTCAGGAATATGTTTAAAGAACTTTTTGGTCAAGAATTTGATCGACTCAATGTTGAACTGCTTCCAGGTAACGCAGTTAACTCACAAACCAAGCAGTATCTCACTGCCACAAAGCTAAAAGAAGACGTAAAGCTCCAAATAATGGATGAAATAGCTAAGGAATCATGTAATATAGCAGAAGATTTCAGCAGCTACAAAACTAGTCCTAGTACTACAGACTCATCTTGGGTTGAAACCCTAAACAATACTAAGATTTATACCTCAAAGAGAACCAGATCAGACCAACGATGCAAAGCTACTATTGAGAAAAATGAAAACTTTGATTGTAAAAGTTGTGAAGCTGAAGAACAATCGCCTCGAGTAAGCCATGTACATCCAAAGCTTCCTGACTATGATAACTTAGTTGCCAGATTCAGAGATCTGAAAGGAGAATATATGTATAAGAATACAAATCACCGATCCTTTTCTAAATGGATTAGGTGGTAG